CGCGCAGTTCGCTGTCGAGGTGGAGCAGGGCGTCCGGGCCTTTATCAACGGTCGCGGCCGGCTGTGCGGCAGCCGCCGGAACGGCTGGCTGTGACGGTTCGATGGTCGGCGGCTGGTTACCCGGCGAATCGAACAACATCGGAATCTGTTCCTGTTCGCCTTCATCGACCGTGTCGGTCAGCAGTGGCGGTTGCAGGTTGTCATCGCCGAGCAACTGGCGGATCGATTCGAGATCGTCCAGCAGATGTGCGGACTTTTGTTGCGGTTTCGGAGTGTC
This window of the Pseudomonas fluorescens genome carries:
- a CDS encoding DNA polymerase III subunit chi is translated as MDTPKPQQKSAHLLDDLESIRQLLGDDNLQPPLLTDTVDEGEQEQIPMLFDSPGNQPPTIEPSQPAVPAAAAQPAATVDKGPDALLHLDSELRAAAQLILQDVIDDFAPHIETEIKRRLDARMERLLSQYE